The Apodemus sylvaticus chromosome 22, mApoSyl1.1, whole genome shotgun sequence genome includes a region encoding these proteins:
- the Mapkapk5 gene encoding MAP kinase-activated protein kinase 5 isoform X2 encodes MSEDSDMEKAIKETSILEEYSINWTQKLGAGISGPVRVCVKKSTQERFALKILLDRPKARNEVRLHMMCATHPNIVQIIEVFANSVQFPHESSPRARLLIVMEMMEGGELFHRISQHRHFTEKQASQVTKQDAPVKLCDFGFAKVDQGDLMTPQFTPYYVAPQVLEAQRRHQKEKSGIIPTSPTPYTYNKSCDLWSLGVIIYVMLCGYPPFYSKHHSRTIPKDMRKKIMTGSFEFPEEEWSQISEMAKDVVRKLLKVKPEERLTIEGVLGHPWLNSTEALDNVLPSAQLMMDKAVVAGIQQAHAEQLANMRIQDLKVSLKPLHSVNNPILRKRKLLGTKPKDGLYIHDHENGAEDSNVALEKLRDVIAQCILPQAGENEDEKLNEVMQEAWKYNRDCKLLRDALQSFSWNGRGFTDKVDRLKLAEVVKQVIEEQTLPHEPQ; translated from the exons gAGACCTCCATTTTAGAAGAATATAGTATCAATTGGACTCAGAAACTGGGAGCCGGAATTAGTGGTCCAGTTAG aGTCTGTGTGAAGAAATCCACTCAAGAACGGTTTGCACTGAAAATTCTTCTCGATCGTCCAAAAGCTAGAAATGAG GTGCGCCTGCACATGATGTGTGCCACACACCCCAACATAGTTCAGATTATTGAAGTGTTTGCTAACAGTGTACAGTTTCCTCATGAGTCCAGCCCCAG GGCTCGACTCTTAATTGTAATGGAGATGATGGAAGGGGGCGAGCTATTTCACAGAATCAGCCAGCACCGGCACTTTACAGAGAAGCAAGCCAGCCAAGTAACAAAGCAG gaCGCCCCTGTAAAGTTGTGTGACTTTGGGTTTGCTAAAGTAGACCAAGGTGATTTGATGACACCCCAGTTTACCCCTTACTATGTAGCACCTCAG GTCCTGGAAGCACAGAGAAGGCACCAGAAGGAGAAGTCTGGCATCATACCTACCTCGCCAACACCCTACACTTACAACAAG AGCTGTGACTTGTGGTCCCTAGGGGTGATAATTTATGTGATGCTGTGTGGATATCCTCCTTTTTACTCCAAACACCATAGCCGGACTATCCCAAAGGATATGCGGAAGAAGATCATGACAGGAAGCTTTGAGTTCCCAGAGGAAGAGTGGAGCCAGATCTCAGAGATGGCTAAAGATGTCGTGAGGAA GCTTCTAAAGGTCAAACCAGAGGAAAGACTCACAATCGAGGGAGTGCTGGGCCATCCCTGGCTCAACTCGACGGAGGCCCTGGATAATGTGCTACCGTCTGCCCAGCTGATGATGGATAAG GCAGTGGTTGCAGGGATCCAGCAGGCTCATGCCGAGCAGCTGGCAAACATGAGGATCCAGGACCTCAAAGTCAGCCTCAAACCCCTGCATTCCGTGAACAACCCCATTCTGAGGAAGAGGAAGCTACTggg CACCAAGCCAAAGGATGGTTTATATATACACGACCATGAGAATGGAGCTGAGGATTCAAATGTTGCCTTGGAAAAGCTTCGAGATGTCATTGCCCAGTGTATCCTCCCCCAGGCTG GAGAGAATGAAGATGAGAAGCTGAACGAGGTGATGCAGGAGGCCTGGAAGTATAACCGGGACTGCAAGCTCCTGAGAGACGCTCTGCAGAGTTTCAGCTGGAACG GCCGTGGGTTCACGGATAAAGTGGACCGGTTAAAGCTGGCAGAGGTGGTGAAGCAGGTTATCGAAGAGCAGACCCTTCCCCACGAGCCCCAGTAG
- the Mapkapk5 gene encoding MAP kinase-activated protein kinase 5 isoform X3 has product MSEDSDMEKAIKETSILEEYSINWTQKLGAGISGPVRVCVKKSTQERFALKILLDRPKARNEVRLHMMCATHPNIVQIIEVFANSVQFPHESSPRARLLIVMEMMEGGELFHRISQHRHFTEKQASQVTKQIALALRHCHLLNIAHRDLKPENLLFKDNSLDAPVKLCDFGFAKVDQGDLMTPQFTPYYVAPQVLEAQRRHQKEKSGIIPTSPTPYTYNKSCDLWSLGVIIYVMLCGYPPFYSKHHSRTIPKDMRKKIMTGSFEFPEEEWSQISEMAKDVVRKLLKVKPEERLTIEGVLGHPWLNSTEALDNVLPSAQLMMDKAVVAGIQQAHAEQLANMRIQDLKVSLKPLHSVNNPILRKRKLLGTKPKDGLYIHDHENGAEDSNVALEKLRDVIAQCILPQAGKGENEDEKLNEVMQEAWKYNRDCKLLRDALQSFSWNGRGFTDKVDRLKLAEVVKQVIEEQTLPHEPQ; this is encoded by the exons gAGACCTCCATTTTAGAAGAATATAGTATCAATTGGACTCAGAAACTGGGAGCCGGAATTAGTGGTCCAGTTAG aGTCTGTGTGAAGAAATCCACTCAAGAACGGTTTGCACTGAAAATTCTTCTCGATCGTCCAAAAGCTAGAAATGAG GTGCGCCTGCACATGATGTGTGCCACACACCCCAACATAGTTCAGATTATTGAAGTGTTTGCTAACAGTGTACAGTTTCCTCATGAGTCCAGCCCCAG GGCTCGACTCTTAATTGTAATGGAGATGATGGAAGGGGGCGAGCTATTTCACAGAATCAGCCAGCACCGGCACTTTACAGAGAAGCAAGCCAGCCAAGTAACAAAGCAG ATAGCCCTGGCTCTGCGGCACTGTCACTTGCTAAACATTGCGCACAGAGACCTCAAGCCTGAAAATCTGCTTTTCAAGGATAACTCTTTG gaCGCCCCTGTAAAGTTGTGTGACTTTGGGTTTGCTAAAGTAGACCAAGGTGATTTGATGACACCCCAGTTTACCCCTTACTATGTAGCACCTCAG GTCCTGGAAGCACAGAGAAGGCACCAGAAGGAGAAGTCTGGCATCATACCTACCTCGCCAACACCCTACACTTACAACAAG AGCTGTGACTTGTGGTCCCTAGGGGTGATAATTTATGTGATGCTGTGTGGATATCCTCCTTTTTACTCCAAACACCATAGCCGGACTATCCCAAAGGATATGCGGAAGAAGATCATGACAGGAAGCTTTGAGTTCCCAGAGGAAGAGTGGAGCCAGATCTCAGAGATGGCTAAAGATGTCGTGAGGAA GCTTCTAAAGGTCAAACCAGAGGAAAGACTCACAATCGAGGGAGTGCTGGGCCATCCCTGGCTCAACTCGACGGAGGCCCTGGATAATGTGCTACCGTCTGCCCAGCTGATGATGGATAAG GCAGTGGTTGCAGGGATCCAGCAGGCTCATGCCGAGCAGCTGGCAAACATGAGGATCCAGGACCTCAAAGTCAGCCTCAAACCCCTGCATTCCGTGAACAACCCCATTCTGAGGAAGAGGAAGCTACTggg CACCAAGCCAAAGGATGGTTTATATATACACGACCATGAGAATGGAGCTGAGGATTCAAATGTTGCCTTGGAAAAGCTTCGAGATGTCATTGCCCAGTGTATCCTCCCCCAGGCTGGTAAAG GAGAGAATGAAGATGAGAAGCTGAACGAGGTGATGCAGGAGGCCTGGAAGTATAACCGGGACTGCAAGCTCCTGAGAGACGCTCTGCAGAGTTTCAGCTGGAACG GCCGTGGGTTCACGGATAAAGTGGACCGGTTAAAGCTGGCAGAGGTGGTGAAGCAGGTTATCGAAGAGCAGACCCTTCCCCACGAGCCCCAGTAG
- the Mapkapk5 gene encoding MAP kinase-activated protein kinase 5 isoform X1, with the protein MSEDSDMEKAIKETSILEEYSINWTQKLGAGISGPVRVCVKKSTQERFALKILLDRPKARNEVRLHMMCATHPNIVQIIEVFANSVQFPHESSPRARLLIVMEMMEGGELFHRISQHRHFTEKQASQVTKQDAPVKLCDFGFAKVDQGDLMTPQFTPYYVAPQVLEAQRRHQKEKSGIIPTSPTPYTYNKSCDLWSLGVIIYVMLCGYPPFYSKHHSRTIPKDMRKKIMTGSFEFPEEEWSQISEMAKDVVRKLLKVKPEERLTIEGVLGHPWLNSTEALDNVLPSAQLMMDKAVVAGIQQAHAEQLANMRIQDLKVSLKPLHSVNNPILRKRKLLGTKPKDGLYIHDHENGAEDSNVALEKLRDVIAQCILPQAGKGENEDEKLNEVMQEAWKYNRDCKLLRDALQSFSWNGRGFTDKVDRLKLAEVVKQVIEEQTLPHEPQ; encoded by the exons gAGACCTCCATTTTAGAAGAATATAGTATCAATTGGACTCAGAAACTGGGAGCCGGAATTAGTGGTCCAGTTAG aGTCTGTGTGAAGAAATCCACTCAAGAACGGTTTGCACTGAAAATTCTTCTCGATCGTCCAAAAGCTAGAAATGAG GTGCGCCTGCACATGATGTGTGCCACACACCCCAACATAGTTCAGATTATTGAAGTGTTTGCTAACAGTGTACAGTTTCCTCATGAGTCCAGCCCCAG GGCTCGACTCTTAATTGTAATGGAGATGATGGAAGGGGGCGAGCTATTTCACAGAATCAGCCAGCACCGGCACTTTACAGAGAAGCAAGCCAGCCAAGTAACAAAGCAG gaCGCCCCTGTAAAGTTGTGTGACTTTGGGTTTGCTAAAGTAGACCAAGGTGATTTGATGACACCCCAGTTTACCCCTTACTATGTAGCACCTCAG GTCCTGGAAGCACAGAGAAGGCACCAGAAGGAGAAGTCTGGCATCATACCTACCTCGCCAACACCCTACACTTACAACAAG AGCTGTGACTTGTGGTCCCTAGGGGTGATAATTTATGTGATGCTGTGTGGATATCCTCCTTTTTACTCCAAACACCATAGCCGGACTATCCCAAAGGATATGCGGAAGAAGATCATGACAGGAAGCTTTGAGTTCCCAGAGGAAGAGTGGAGCCAGATCTCAGAGATGGCTAAAGATGTCGTGAGGAA GCTTCTAAAGGTCAAACCAGAGGAAAGACTCACAATCGAGGGAGTGCTGGGCCATCCCTGGCTCAACTCGACGGAGGCCCTGGATAATGTGCTACCGTCTGCCCAGCTGATGATGGATAAG GCAGTGGTTGCAGGGATCCAGCAGGCTCATGCCGAGCAGCTGGCAAACATGAGGATCCAGGACCTCAAAGTCAGCCTCAAACCCCTGCATTCCGTGAACAACCCCATTCTGAGGAAGAGGAAGCTACTggg CACCAAGCCAAAGGATGGTTTATATATACACGACCATGAGAATGGAGCTGAGGATTCAAATGTTGCCTTGGAAAAGCTTCGAGATGTCATTGCCCAGTGTATCCTCCCCCAGGCTGGTAAAG GAGAGAATGAAGATGAGAAGCTGAACGAGGTGATGCAGGAGGCCTGGAAGTATAACCGGGACTGCAAGCTCCTGAGAGACGCTCTGCAGAGTTTCAGCTGGAACG GCCGTGGGTTCACGGATAAAGTGGACCGGTTAAAGCTGGCAGAGGTGGTGAAGCAGGTTATCGAAGAGCAGACCCTTCCCCACGAGCCCCAGTAG
- the LOC127673123 gene encoding disintegrin and metalloproteinase domain-containing protein 1a produces MSVMASVRGFASGLSSLQMRQVASKVAKITPHICAAQHWNLGLRLVPPVKVGILVLLIFLPSTFCDTGSVSNSSYETVIPERVPGKGTEDPGGKVSYVLLIQGQKQLLHLKVKGHYSENNFPVYSYHNGILGQEKPLLSQDCHYEGYMEGVPGSFVSVNICSGLRGVLIKEETSYGIEPILSSKNFEHALYTMAHQPVVSCSVTPKDSPGDTSHQQRSRKPDDLPVLSDLWSHTKYVEMFVVVNQQRFQMWGSSVNETVQAVVDIIALANSFTRGINTEVVLVGLEIWTEGDPIEVPVDLQATLRNFNFWRQEKLVGRVRHDVAHLIVGHHPGESEGQAFLDGACSGGFAAAVEAFHHEDVLLFAALMAHELGHNLGIQHDHPTCSCGPKHFCLMHEKIKKDSGFSNCSSDHFLRFLHGHRGACLLDEPWRQSRKRRAAHCGNGVVEDLEECDCGSDCDRHPCCAPTCTLKEGAQCSDGLCCYKCAFKKKGTLCRPAEDVCDLPEYCSGSSQECPANTYMQDGTQCDRIYFCSGGWCKNPDKQCARIYGYPARSAPEECYISLNTKANRFGNCGHPTSANLRYETCSDEDVFCGKLVCTDVRYLPQVRALHSLLQVPYGDDWCWSMDAYNITDVPDYGDVQSGTYCAPNKVCMEYICTGHGVLQYNCETQETCHGNGVCNNLKHCHCDPGFAPPDCLSPGNGGSVDSGPVGNPADRNLSLFTDQESLDAKAEDDEISLHVVVLVVPIFLVFLLCCLMLIAYLWSEVQEAVSPGSSSESSSSSDWSESESQ; encoded by the coding sequence ATGTCAGTGATGGCATCAGTGAGAGGGTTTGCCTCCGGTCTGTCTTCCCTACAGATGAGGCAAGTAGCCTCAAAGGTAGCTAAGATAACACCTCACATCTGCGCTGCACAGCATTGGAACTTGGGTCTGAGACTAGTGCCACCTGTCAAAGTAGGGATTTTGGTGCTATTGATTTTTCTCCCGAGCACCTTCTGTGACACTGGATCTGTATCTAATTCTTCCTATGAAACAGTCATCCCTGAGAGAGTGCCAGGAAAGGGGACTGAAGATCCTGGAGGAAAGGTGTCCTACGTGCTGTTGATACAAGGCCAAAAGCAGCTGCTTCACCTCAAGGTAAAGGGACACTACTCTGAGAATAACTTCCCAGTCTACAGTTACCACAATGGCATCCTGGGGCAAGAAAAGCCTCTCCTCTCCCAGGACTGCCACTATGAAGGCTACATGGAAGGGGTGCCGGGCTCCTTTGTTTCTGTCAACATCTGTTCAGGCCTCAGGGGAGTGCTGATTAAAGAAGAAACATCCTATGGTATTGAGCCCATACTCTCTTCCAAAAACTTTGAACACGCCCTCTACACCATGGCACATCAGCCTGTGGTCTCCTGCAGTGTCACCCCTAAAGACAGCCCGGGGGACACCAGCCATCAACAAAGGAGCAGGAAGCCCGATGACCTACCTGTCCTGTCTGACTTGTGGTCACACACCAAGTATGTGGAAATGTTTGTGGTGGTCAACCAGCAGCGGTTCCAGATGTGGGGCAGCAGTGTCAACGAGACAGTCCAGGCAGTAGTGGACATCATTGCTCTGGCCAACAGCTTCACTAGGGGGATAAACACAGAGGTGGTGCTGGTGGGCCTGGAAATCTGGACAGAGGGGGACCCGATAGAGGTCCCAGTGGATCTGCAGGCCACACTCAGGAATTTCAACTTCTGGAGACAGGAAAAACTGGTGGGCCGGGTCAGGCACGATGTGGCACACTTGATTGTTGGGCATCACCCAGGAGAGAGCGAGGGCCAGGCGTTTCTCGACGGTGCCTGTTCAGGCGGGTTTGCGGCAGCCGTGGAGGCCTTCCATCATGAAGATGTCCTCCTGTTTGCGGCGCTCATGGCCCACGAGCTCGGGCACAACCTGGGTATCCAGCACGACCACCCGACCTGCAGCTGTGGGCCTAAGCACTTCTGCCTCATGCACGAGAAGATCAAGAAGGACAGTGGCTTCAGCAACTGCAGCTCCGACCACTTCCTCCGTTTCCTCCATGGCCACAGAGGGGCCTGCCTGCTTGACGAGCCTTGGCGCCAGAGCCGCAAGCGCAGAGCTGCCCATTGTGGAAATGGCGTggtggaggatctggaggagtGTGACTGCGGCAGTGACTGTGACCGTCACCCATGCTGTGCGCCAACATGTACACTGAAGGAGGGTGCCCAGTGCAGTGACGGACTCTGCTGCTACAAATGTGCATTCAAGAAGAAAGGCACCTTATGTCGTCCTGCTGAGGATGTGTGTGACCTTCCCGAGTACTGTAGTGGCAGTTCTCAAGAATGCCCTGCAAACACCTACATGCAGGATGGCACACAGTGTGATAGGATTTATTTCTGCTCAGGGGGCTGGTGTAAGAACCCTGATAAGCAGTGTGCCAGGATCTATGGGTATCCTGCAAGATCTGCCCCTGAGGAATGTTACATCTCACTTAATACTAAAGCAAACCGTTTTGGAAACTGTGGCCATCCCACCTCAGCCAACTTAAGATACGAAACATGTTCTGATGAAGATGTATTTTGTGGAAAACTGGTATGTACAGATGTTAGATACTTGCCACAAGTCAGAGCCCTACACTCACTCCTCCAGGTTCCTTATGGAGATGACTGGTGTTGGAGTATGGATGCCTATAACATTACTGATGTCCCTGATTACGGAGATGTGCAGAGTGGTACCTACTGTGCCCCAAACAAAGTCTGCATGGAGTACATCTGCACTGGTCATGGGGTACTCCAGTACAACTGTGAGACACAGGAAACGTGTCATGGGAATGGGGTGTGCAACAACTTAAAGCACTGTCACTGTGATCCTGGCTTCGCCCCTCCTGACTGCCTCAGCCCAGGAAATGGAGGGAGTGTGGACAGTGGTCCTGTTGGTAATCCAGCTGATCGAAACTTGAGTCTTTTTACAGATCAAGAGAGTCTGGATGCTAAGGCAGAAGATGACGAGATAAGCCTGCACGTGGTGGTGCTTGTGGTCCCTATATTTCTTGTCTTTTTACTGTGTTGTCTGATGCTGATCGCCTACCTCTGGTCTGAAGTACAAGAAGCAGTATCTCCAGGGAGTTCATCAGAGTCTTCGTCATCATCTGACTGGTCAGAATCCGAGTCCCAGTGA
- the Mapkapk5 gene encoding MAP kinase-activated protein kinase 5 isoform X4, whose protein sequence is MSEDSDMEKAIKETSILEEYSINWTQKLGAGISGPVRVCVKKSTQERFALKILLDRPKARNEVRLHMMCATHPNIVQIIEVFANSVQFPHESSPRARLLIVMEMMEGGELFHRISQHRHFTEKQASQVTKQIALALRHCHLLNIAHRDLKPENLLFKDNSLDAPVKLCDFGFAKVDQGDLMTPQFTPYYVAPQVLEAQRRHQKEKSGIIPTSPTPYTYNKSCDLWSLGVIIYVMLCGYPPFYSKHHSRTIPKDMRKKIMTGSFEFPEEEWSQISEMAKDVVRKLLKVKPEERLTIEGVLGHPWLNSTEALDNVLPSAQLMMDKAVVAGIQQAHAEQLANMRIQDLKVSLKPLHSVNNPILRKRKLLGTKPKDGLYIHDHENGAEDSNVALEKLRDVIAQCILPQAGENEDEKLNEVMQEAWKYNRDCKLLRDALQSFSWNGRGFTDKVDRLKLAEVVKQVIEEQTLPHEPQ, encoded by the exons gAGACCTCCATTTTAGAAGAATATAGTATCAATTGGACTCAGAAACTGGGAGCCGGAATTAGTGGTCCAGTTAG aGTCTGTGTGAAGAAATCCACTCAAGAACGGTTTGCACTGAAAATTCTTCTCGATCGTCCAAAAGCTAGAAATGAG GTGCGCCTGCACATGATGTGTGCCACACACCCCAACATAGTTCAGATTATTGAAGTGTTTGCTAACAGTGTACAGTTTCCTCATGAGTCCAGCCCCAG GGCTCGACTCTTAATTGTAATGGAGATGATGGAAGGGGGCGAGCTATTTCACAGAATCAGCCAGCACCGGCACTTTACAGAGAAGCAAGCCAGCCAAGTAACAAAGCAG ATAGCCCTGGCTCTGCGGCACTGTCACTTGCTAAACATTGCGCACAGAGACCTCAAGCCTGAAAATCTGCTTTTCAAGGATAACTCTTTG gaCGCCCCTGTAAAGTTGTGTGACTTTGGGTTTGCTAAAGTAGACCAAGGTGATTTGATGACACCCCAGTTTACCCCTTACTATGTAGCACCTCAG GTCCTGGAAGCACAGAGAAGGCACCAGAAGGAGAAGTCTGGCATCATACCTACCTCGCCAACACCCTACACTTACAACAAG AGCTGTGACTTGTGGTCCCTAGGGGTGATAATTTATGTGATGCTGTGTGGATATCCTCCTTTTTACTCCAAACACCATAGCCGGACTATCCCAAAGGATATGCGGAAGAAGATCATGACAGGAAGCTTTGAGTTCCCAGAGGAAGAGTGGAGCCAGATCTCAGAGATGGCTAAAGATGTCGTGAGGAA GCTTCTAAAGGTCAAACCAGAGGAAAGACTCACAATCGAGGGAGTGCTGGGCCATCCCTGGCTCAACTCGACGGAGGCCCTGGATAATGTGCTACCGTCTGCCCAGCTGATGATGGATAAG GCAGTGGTTGCAGGGATCCAGCAGGCTCATGCCGAGCAGCTGGCAAACATGAGGATCCAGGACCTCAAAGTCAGCCTCAAACCCCTGCATTCCGTGAACAACCCCATTCTGAGGAAGAGGAAGCTACTggg CACCAAGCCAAAGGATGGTTTATATATACACGACCATGAGAATGGAGCTGAGGATTCAAATGTTGCCTTGGAAAAGCTTCGAGATGTCATTGCCCAGTGTATCCTCCCCCAGGCTG GAGAGAATGAAGATGAGAAGCTGAACGAGGTGATGCAGGAGGCCTGGAAGTATAACCGGGACTGCAAGCTCCTGAGAGACGCTCTGCAGAGTTTCAGCTGGAACG GCCGTGGGTTCACGGATAAAGTGGACCGGTTAAAGCTGGCAGAGGTGGTGAAGCAGGTTATCGAAGAGCAGACCCTTCCCCACGAGCCCCAGTAG
- the Mapkapk5 gene encoding MAP kinase-activated protein kinase 5 isoform X5, with product MSEDSDMEKAIKETSILEEYSINWTQKLGAGISGPVRVCVKKSTQERFALKILLDRPKARNEGSTLNCNGDDGRGRAISQNQPAPALYREASQPSNKAALALRHCHLLNIAHRDLKPENLLFKDNSLDAPVKLCDFGFAKVDQGDLMTPQFTPYYVAPQVLEAQRRHQKEKSGIIPTSPTPYTYNKSCDLWSLGVIIYVMLCGYPPFYSKHHSRTIPKDMRKKIMTGSFEFPEEEWSQISEMAKDVVRKLLKVKPEERLTIEGVLGHPWLNSTEALDNVLPSAQLMMDKAVVAGIQQAHAEQLANMRIQDLKVSLKPLHSVNNPILRKRKLLGTKPKDGLYIHDHENGAEDSNVALEKLRDVIAQCILPQAGKGENEDEKLNEVMQEAWKYNRDCKLLRDALQSFSWNGRGFTDKVDRLKLAEVVKQVIEEQTLPHEPQ from the exons gAGACCTCCATTTTAGAAGAATATAGTATCAATTGGACTCAGAAACTGGGAGCCGGAATTAGTGGTCCAGTTAG aGTCTGTGTGAAGAAATCCACTCAAGAACGGTTTGCACTGAAAATTCTTCTCGATCGTCCAAAAGCTAGAAATGAG GGCTCGACTCTTAATTGTAATGGAGATGATGGAAGGGGGCGAGCTATTTCACAGAATCAGCCAGCACCGGCACTTTACAGAGAAGCAAGCCAGCCAAGTAACAAAGCAG CCCTGGCTCTGCGGCACTGTCACTTGCTAAACATTGCGCACAGAGACCTCAAGCCTGAAAATCTGCTTTTCAAGGATAACTCTTTG gaCGCCCCTGTAAAGTTGTGTGACTTTGGGTTTGCTAAAGTAGACCAAGGTGATTTGATGACACCCCAGTTTACCCCTTACTATGTAGCACCTCAG GTCCTGGAAGCACAGAGAAGGCACCAGAAGGAGAAGTCTGGCATCATACCTACCTCGCCAACACCCTACACTTACAACAAG AGCTGTGACTTGTGGTCCCTAGGGGTGATAATTTATGTGATGCTGTGTGGATATCCTCCTTTTTACTCCAAACACCATAGCCGGACTATCCCAAAGGATATGCGGAAGAAGATCATGACAGGAAGCTTTGAGTTCCCAGAGGAAGAGTGGAGCCAGATCTCAGAGATGGCTAAAGATGTCGTGAGGAA GCTTCTAAAGGTCAAACCAGAGGAAAGACTCACAATCGAGGGAGTGCTGGGCCATCCCTGGCTCAACTCGACGGAGGCCCTGGATAATGTGCTACCGTCTGCCCAGCTGATGATGGATAAG GCAGTGGTTGCAGGGATCCAGCAGGCTCATGCCGAGCAGCTGGCAAACATGAGGATCCAGGACCTCAAAGTCAGCCTCAAACCCCTGCATTCCGTGAACAACCCCATTCTGAGGAAGAGGAAGCTACTggg CACCAAGCCAAAGGATGGTTTATATATACACGACCATGAGAATGGAGCTGAGGATTCAAATGTTGCCTTGGAAAAGCTTCGAGATGTCATTGCCCAGTGTATCCTCCCCCAGGCTGGTAAAG GAGAGAATGAAGATGAGAAGCTGAACGAGGTGATGCAGGAGGCCTGGAAGTATAACCGGGACTGCAAGCTCCTGAGAGACGCTCTGCAGAGTTTCAGCTGGAACG GCCGTGGGTTCACGGATAAAGTGGACCGGTTAAAGCTGGCAGAGGTGGTGAAGCAGGTTATCGAAGAGCAGACCCTTCCCCACGAGCCCCAGTAG